A window of the Budorcas taxicolor isolate Tak-1 chromosome 10, Takin1.1, whole genome shotgun sequence genome harbors these coding sequences:
- the LOC128054552 gene encoding peroxisomal succinyl-coenzyme A thioesterase-like isoform X2, protein MAATVRLEPAGRCRWDEPVRIAVRGLAPGQPVTLRASLRDEKGALFRAHARYCADAAGLLDLERAPALGGSFAGLEPMGLFWALEPEKPFWRFLKRDVQTPFAVELEVLDGHEPEAQRLLGRAVHERDFLAPGVRREPVRAGRVRGTLFLPPGSGPFPGIIDICGVGGGLLEYRASLLAGHGFATLALAYCSFEDLPKIFDTIDLDYFEEALCYMLQHTQIKGPGIGLLGISLGADICLSMASFLKNVSATVSINGSGFNGNKAMYYKKNSIPPLGHDLRRVKVAFSGLLDIVDVRNDIIGGCENPCMIPIEKAQGPILFIVGQDDHNWRSELYAQIASERLQAHGKEKPQIISYPGTGHYIEPPYFPMCPASLHKLLDKPVMWGGEPRAHSKAQVDAWKQILTFFTKHLGPSPKL, encoded by the exons ATGGCGGCGACAGTGAGGCTGGAGCCGGCCGGCCGCTGCCGCTGGGACGAGCCCGTGCGCATCGCCGTGCGCGGCCTGGCGCCGGGGCAGCCGGTCACGCTGCGCGCGTCCCTGCGCGACGAGAAGGGCGCGCTCTTCAGGGCCCACGCGCGCTACTGCGCCGACGCCGCCGGCCTGCTGGACCTGGAGCGCGCGCCCGCGCTGGGCGGCAGCTTCGCGGGGCTCGAGCCCATGGGGCTCTTCTGGGCTCTGGAGCCCGAGAAGCCTTTTTGGCGATTTCTGAAGCGGGATGTGCAGACGCCCTTCGCCGTGGAGCTGGAGGTGCTCGACGGTCACGAACCGGAGGCCCAGCGGCTTCTGGGCCGGGCGGTGCACGAGCGCGACTTCCTGGCGCCCGGGGTGCGGCGCGAGCCGGTGCGCGCGGGCCGGGTGCGCGGCACGCTCTTCCTGCCGCCAG GATCTGGACCTTTCCCAGGGATCATTGACATCTGCGGTGTTGGAGGAGGCCTGTTGGAATATCGGGCCAGCCTTCTGGCTGGCCATGGCTTTGCCACATTGGCTCTAGCTTATTGTAGCTTTGAAGATCTCCCCAAGATATTCGATACCATAGACCTGGACTACTTTGAAGAAGCCCTGTGCTACATGCTTCAACACACCCAG aTAAAAGGCCCAGGCATTGGCCTTCTGGGCATTTCTTTAGGGGCTGATATTTGTCTCTCCATGGCCTCATTTTTGAAGAATGTATCAGCCacagtgtccatcaatggatctGGATTCAATGGAAACAAAGCTATGTACTACAAAAAGAACAGCATTCCACCACTGGGCCATGACCTGAGGCGAGTGAAGGTAGCTTTCTCAGGCCTCCTAGACATTGTGGATGTAAGGAATGATATTATAGGGGGATGTGAGAACCCCTGCATGATTCCAATAGAGAAGGCCCAGGGGCCCATCCTCTTCATTGTTGGTCAGGATGACCATAACTGGAGGAGTGAGCTTTATGCCCAGATAGCCTCTGAACGGTTACAGGCCCATGGAAAGGAAAAACCCCAGATCATCTCTTATCCTGGGACTGGGCACTACATTGAGCCTCCTTATTTCCCCATGTGCCCAGCTTCTTTGCACAAATTATTGGACAAACCCGTAATGTGGGGTGGGGAGCCCAGGGCCCATTCTAAGGCCCAGGTAGATGCGTGGAAGCAAATTCTAACCTTCTTCACCAAACACCTTGGACCTTCCCCCAAATTGTAA